The window TTTTTGGAGTTTACTGATGTTATGTATAGATCCTATACCGATGAAGAAGCATTTGAAGTTGACAATACCATTTTTGTATTAAATATTATGGTAAACAGTATGGATGAGATATTCATCCAGTCTTTTTTGCCCGAAACCGTAAACACAAATAAAACGATTATTGACGGCATTCTTTCGGATGTAAACACACTAAAAGTTTCCAATGGGTTGGATTTAGATTCTAGTGATTTTACGGTAAACTTACATTTTAATAGAAACCTTAGTTTTCAAGAATACATTAGCATTAAATCGCTATTTCGTGTTTTTGATACAGAAGGACCAACAGTTTCTAAAAACGAATTTATTTATTAATCTTAATTTACTAAATTTACAAAAACCCCCAACCATTGGAAATATTTGACGATTTACTAAAATTCACCATCGTAGACATTATAGATGTTATTTTGGTAGCATTACTTCTCTACTATGTTTATAAGTTAGTAAAAGGTACTGTTGCGATTAATATATTTATCGGAATTGTAATTATTTATATCATTTGGAAAATTACACAAGCACTACAAATGCAACTGTTGAGTAATATTCTTGGTGGTTTTATTAGCGTAGGAATGTTTGCCCTTATTGTTGTTTTTCAGCAAGAGATTAGAAAATTTCTACTTATGATTGGTTCTACCAATTTTGGGAGTCGGAAAAAATTCTTTAAACAGCTTAAATTTTTACAAACCGAAACTAGCGACGGTACAGATGTAGACGTTATTATTGCTGCATGTACAAAAATGGGAGCCTCCAGAACTGGAGCACTTATTGTTTTAGAACATAATAATAGCCTAGACTTTTTAAAGGCAACAGGAGATGTCATGAATATTGAAGTGACGCAACCTATTATAGAAAGCATCTTTTTTAAAAATAGTCCGTTACACGATGGTGCCATTATTATTGAAAACAATGTAGTAAAAGCAACCCGAGTTATCTTACCCGTAAATAATGAAAAAACCTTACCACAACGTTTTGGTTTACGCCATAGAGCTGCTGTTGGTATTACGGAAAAAACAGATGCATTAGCTTTGGCAGTAAGTGAAGAAACCGGACAAATATCTTATTTTAAAGGTGGGGAATTTGTTATGTTTAAAGACACCGAAGAACTAGCCGAATTAATAAAAAAAGATCTAGCCTAATATGACTTGTAAAAATTGTGACTCTCTTTTAAAAGAACAAGATGATTTTTGCAATAGTTGCGGAGCGAAAGTGATTAGAAATAGGTTAACCATTAGAAACCTTTTTGAACATTTTAGTGAAACGTTTTTTAACTACGACAATAAACTTCTAAGAACTTTTATTACGCTATTTACAAAACCCGAAGATGTAATTGGGGGGTATATTCAAGGGGTTAGAAAAAAATATGTAAATGTAATAAGCTATTTTGCGCTTGCTCTTACCCTGCTTGGAATACAAATGTTTATTCTAAATAAAATCTTTCCAGATTATTTAGATTTTTCGTCTCTCGCAACCGATGGAGCAGAGGATCTCCAAAAAAAGAATATGGATTTACTGATGGAATATCAATCTTTCGTCATGATGTTATATGTTCCATTTTACGCCTTATTATCTAAGTTAGTTTTTTTCAATTTAAAGAAATTCAACTATACAGAGCATGTAGTTATTTTCATGTACATTCTTGCTCAATCATCTATTGCAGGAACTGTTATTACAGTTTTATTTGCTACGTTTGATCTCTCTATTCTATTCCTGACTTATGGAGTAATTCTACCGTTTCAAATACTATATTCTGCTTATTGTTTAAAAAAATTATATCAATTAAGCTTAAAGGAAATAATATTAAGAACCTTTTTATTCCTAATATTCTTAACTATTCTTTCTATATTATTCATCATAATATTTGTTGCCTATATGATTTTTTCTGGTGGTTTTGAAGAGATGAAAGCTGCTCAAAAAGCAGTTTCTATAATTTAAACCTCTTCCGCTTGCATAAACTGCACTTCGTATAAGTTTTTATAGTAACCATCTTGCTTTTTAAGTAGTTCTTGATGTGTTCCTTCCTCTACAATTTTTCCAGCATCCATAACAATAATTTTGTCCGCTTTTTTAATGGTTGCTAATCTATGTGCAATCACAATAGAGGTTCTTCCTTTTGTAATCTTATCGGTTGCATTTTGAATTAATTGCTCGGAATACGAATCTACAGAAGAAGTAGCTTCATCTAAAACCAATATACTAGGATTGGTTACATAGGCTCTTAAAAATGAAATTAATTGTCGTTGTCCTGAAGAAAGCATTGCTCCTCTTTCTTTTACATTATAATGGTAACCATGAGGTAAGCTCATAATAAACTCATGAATTCCTATTTCCTTTGCTGCACGTTGTACTTCTGCTTCCGTTATTTCCGGATTATTTAAAGTAATATTATTTAAAATAGTATCTGCAAACAAAAAAACATCTTGTAAAACTACTGCTATTTTAGAACGTAACGAAGCTAATGTAAGATCCTTAATATTAAAACCATCAATAGTAATTGTCCCGCTATTGATTTCATAAAAACGATTCAATAAATTTATAATTGTCGATTTTCCTGCTCCAGTAGCGCCAACAATAGCAACCGTATCTCCTGCATGCACCTCAAAAGAAATACCTTTTAACACCTCTTCATCTTCCACATAACTAAAGTGTACATCTTTAAAAACTATATTTCCATCAAAATGCGAAACTACTTGTGTTCCGGCATCATCAATTTGCGATGTAGTATCTAAAATTTTAAACACTCTATTAGCTGCTACCATTCCCATTTGTAGCGTATTAAATTTATCTGCAATCTGACGCAATGGTCTAAAAAGCATAGGAATAAACATAGTAAAAGCAATTAAAACCCCCAAAGAAACAGAGTTATCTTCTACAACATTTAAACCTCCATACCAAACGATTAATCCGATGGTAATAGAAGAAGAAAGATCTGCAATAGGAAAGAAAATAGAATTATACCAGACCGTTTTTAACCATCCTTTTTTATGTCTTTCGTTTATTGCTTTAAATTTTTTATACTCGGTATCTTCTCTAGTAAAAAGTTGTAAAATTTTCATTCCAGTAACACGTTCTTGTACAAAGGAATTTAAATTGGAAACTTCGGTACGGACTTCTTCTAAAGCGCGTTTCATGTATTTCTGAAAAATTCTAGTAGCATACAACACCAACGGAAGCATAGCAAAAACAATAAGACTTAATTTCCAATTCATAAAAATCATAACAGCCGAAACCACAACCATGGTAAGCAAATCTCTAAAAATCATAAACAAACCTTCGCCAAAAATATCGGCAATACGTTCCATATCCGATACCGAACGTGTAATCAAAACACCAACCGAAGAATTATCATAATACTTCATTTTAAACTGAAGTAAGTGATTAAATAATTTCACACGAATATCTTTAACCACATTTTTCCCTAGCCAGCCAGCATAATAAATGAAAAATAACTGAAACACGGTTTGTGCAATTAATAAACCAAGCATGATTACTATTAAAAATAGAAAACCTTCTGGATCTCGATTCGTTACATTATGATCTACTACATATTGTGTTATATACGGAATTGCAGAACTAAAAGCTGCTAATAAAATAACCGCAAAAAATACACCTATAAAAACCTTTTTATAGGGTTTTGTATAATACGATAGACGTTTTAAAAGTCCTATATCTAATATTTTATCTTGTTTTTTATTTGCCATATTTTATAGACTCTGGGTATGCTACTTCTGTTAAGTAAAGTGCATGTGCTGGGACAGAATAGCCAGCTTCACTTCTATTTTTTGATTTAATTATTTCATGCATGGTTTCTACTTTTATTTTTCCTAAACCAATTCGTATTAAAGTACCAACTATAGCGCGTACCATATTACGTAAAAAACGATCTGCTTTAATAGTAAACTGTAATTCTTGATCTACTAATTTCCAATCGGCATGCATAATATCACAATTATACGTTTTTACATCTGTATTCGTTTTAGAAAAGCATTGAAAATCTTTATACTGCAATAAAATTTGCGCAGCTTCCTGCATTTTATCTATATCTAATTGAGGTCTTACATAATAGGACAGATCCATATTAAAGACATCTTTTTTCAGTGCTACACGATACAAATACTCCCTGCTTTGTGCATGAAACCTAGCATGCGCATCTTCAATTACTTTAAAAACATTCTGAATAGCAATATCTTGCGGCAACAAAGCATTTAATTTATAGACTAATTCTGTTTCTAAAAAAATAACTTCGGTACTAAAATGCGCAAACATTTGCGAAGCATGAACTCCTGCATCTGTACGTCCTGCTCCTACAATAGCTGTTTCTTCTTTAAGTAAAACACTTAATGCTTTTTCTATAACTTCTTGTACTGTAATTGCATTGGGCTGATTTTGCCAACCATGATATGCGGCGCCATTATAAGAAAGTTGTAAAAAATATTTCAAGTTAAAGTAGTATTTTTGTAAAAGGCAAAGATAGAATTTTAATCTATCTTTAAATTTCAAATAAAAGTTAATTAATCTTAAGATTTCACATTATAAATCTTAATCCCTAAAAAACAGATTTCCACTTTCGTGGAATAAATAATACAACTAAAAATAAAAGATTCCCACTTTCGTGGGAAATAAATATGACCAAAATACTCCTACTCTCAGACACACATAGTTATATAGACGATGCCATATTAAAGCATGTAAAACAAGCAGACGAAGTATGGCACGCTGGAGATATTGGCGATTTAAAAGTAACCGATGCAATTAAAAAACTAAAACCGCTTCGTGCCGTTTATGGAAACATTGATGACAATAAGGCTAGAATGGAATTTCCGGAAAACAATCGTTTTATGTGTGAAGGTGTAGATGTTTGGATTACACATATTGGTGGTTACCCAAATAGATATGATATTAGAATACGAGACGAGATAAAAAAAAATCCGCCAAAACTTTTTATTTCTGGTCACTCGCATATTTTAAAAGTGATGCAAGACAAGAAATTAAATCTTTTACACATGAATCCTGGAGCGTCTGGTAAACACGGATTTCAACAAGTAAGAACCATGCTTCGTTTTGTTATTGATGGTGAAAAAATAAAAGATTTAGAGGTTGTGGAGTTTGAAAATTGAAAAATGCCAAAACTTTCATCTTGGCATTTTTATATTATTTTTTTTATCATGTTAAATTAAAACAGTCTCTGATTTAGTACACTTCTTACTCGTATCAGTCCCACAACCCGAGCAAGTACAAGTACTACCATCTACTTCTAAACGACATCCATTAGGACAACCTATGCATGTGCATTCTTTTGCCCATAATTTATAAGTACCTTTACCATCATTTATTAAGAATGCACCAGTTTCAATAGTACCATCTTTGCTTGTTGTTTTTAAAAAGTACAACTTATTACTTTGTTCATCATACGTTTCAATAATTTCAAAAGTAATTAATTCTACCAAATAACCTTCCTCTTTCATTTGTTTTTCCCATTGAATTTTCAATAAGTTAGTAGAAATTTTGTCTCCCTCTAAATTAATTAATTCAACATTGGAAATTTCTTCAACTTTTAACGATTCTTGACCTACAATAAATTCTTGATCATCTTTACTACAAGAAGTAAAAAATACAGTAATTGTTAGTAAAACAAAAACGGATATTAATATACTTTTTTTCATGCAACTAATTTTAGAAATTAATAACTACAATATAATAATATGCAAGAAATTTTTCCATAAAAAAGCCCAAGATCTTCACCTTGGGCTCACGCACTAATACTACTAAGATGATAGGTTTATCGTAATCTATCCACAGATTTTACAAGATCTTCATCCTTCTTAATGGCCTTATTAGCTAAAACTAATAACACGATAGAAATAATAGGAAGAAAAATCCCAATACCTTTCTCAGAAACAATAGTCTCTCCAGATAAGTTTAGCGATTGATACACAAATAATCCTAGTAAAAAAAGATTTAATATGATGTTAAGTCGTCCCAACATAAATTGAGACTTCCTATTTTTAAACATAAATATAGATATTAAAGATAAAGCTGCTGAGCCTAAAAACAATCCAAAATACAACATATTATCTTTAGCAAACACCAAAGTATCATTTACAGTAGTCCATAAATTAAACACAAAAGTTAAACCAGCAGAAACAACTGCGGCTAATAAAAGATAAATACTTTGAATACGTTGAATCATAAAATTCCTTAAATATTGAGTACAAAAATAACAGTTTCTTTTATAAAAAGAACAGAAAAACTTAAAATAAAGTCGTATAATTGCAATAACAATATGTAACGTTCACAGTTATACCTTGTTAATTCTTCAGAATAAGATCTATTTTTCTTCAAAATAATTCAAATTCTATATCTAACACAAAATATTCAATTCAACATAATGTTTGAAATCACACAATTAAAAGAAATGAAGCTTCCTGAGTTACAGGAAATAGCGAAAACTTTAAACGTATCTAAGTATCGTACTTTAAAAAAACTAGACTTAGTATACCAAATACTAGATCACCAAGCTGCAAATCCTAAAGCTGTAGCTGCAGTTGCACCAGTGGCAAAACCTGTTGAAAAAACAGAAGTAAAAAAACCAAGACAAAGAGTTCAAAAGCCTGCTACACAAAAACCAGCAGCGCAAAAGCCTACTCCAAAGGCTCCAGTAAAAAGTGAAGAAGTTGTTGCTACAGAAACTAAAGTAGAAGAAAAACAACAACCTAAGCCAAAGTCTAAACCTAATCCAAGACCAAAGCCGCAAGCAAAAAGAGAACCGCAAAAAGAAAAAACAGATTCTAAAAGCGACAAAACGGAAAAAGTAGAAAAGCCTAGAGAAAATAAAAAACCGCAACACAAAAACCAAAACCAGAATAAAAACACTGGAAATAACGGAAACAAAGACACTAGAAATCGTTACAGAGAACCAGATTTTGAGTTCGATGCAATAATTGAAAGTGAAGGTGTTTTAGATGTTATGCAAGATGGTTACGGATTTTTACGTTCTTCCGATTACAACTACCTATCTTCTCCTGATGATATTTATGTATCACAATCACAAATTCGTTTATTCGGACTAAAAGTTGGAGATACTGTTTTAGGAAATGTGCGTCCGCCAAAAGAAGGTGAAAAATATTTCCCATTAATTAAAGTAAGTAAAATAAATGGTCAAGATCCAAATGTAGTAAGAGATCGTGTTGCTTTCGAGCATTTAACCCCTTTATTTCCACAAGAAAAATTCAACATTGCCGAAAAGCAAGCGACTATCTCTACACGAATCATGGATTTGTTTGCACCAATTGGTAAAGGACAACGTGGTATGATTGTATCGCAACCAAAAACCGGTAAAACCATGTTACTTAAGGATGTTGCAAATGCTATTGCAGCAAATCATCCAGAAGTATACCAAATGATTTTACTAATTGATGAAAGACCAGAAGAAGTAACAGATATGCAACGTAATGTACGTGGTGAAGTTATTGCCTCTACTTTTGATAAAGAAGCACACGAGCACGTAAAAATTGCAAACATTGTTTTAGAAAAAGCAAAACGCTTGGTAGAATGCGGACATGATGTAGTTATTCTTTTAGATTCTATTACACGTCTTGCAAGAGCATACAACTCGGTACAACCAGCATCTGGTAAAATATTAAGTGGTGGTGTAGATGCCAATGCATTACACAAACCAAAACGTTTCTTTGGTGCAGCACGTAACATTGAAAACGGAGGATCTTTAACTATTATAGCTACCGCTTTAACAGAAACTGGTTCTAAGATGGACGAAGTTATCTTTGAAGAATTTAAAGGAACTGGTAACATGGAACTACAATTAGATCGTAAGATTTCTAATCGTAGAATTTTCCCTGCTATTGATTTAACATCTTCTAGTACGCGTCGTGATGATATTCTATTAGACGAAACAACTATCAAAAGAATGTGGGTAATGCGTAAGTATCTTGCAGATATGAATCCTGTAGAAGCTATGGAATTCATTAACGAGAGATTTAAGCAAACTAGAAACAACGAAGAGTTTTTAATTTC is drawn from Lacinutrix sp. WUR7 and contains these coding sequences:
- a CDS encoding diadenylate cyclase, producing MEIFDDLLKFTIVDIIDVILVALLLYYVYKLVKGTVAINIFIGIVIIYIIWKITQALQMQLLSNILGGFISVGMFALIVVFQQEIRKFLLMIGSTNFGSRKKFFKQLKFLQTETSDGTDVDVIIAACTKMGASRTGALIVLEHNNSLDFLKATGDVMNIEVTQPIIESIFFKNSPLHDGAIIIENNVVKATRVILPVNNEKTLPQRFGLRHRAAVGITEKTDALALAVSEETGQISYFKGGEFVMFKDTEELAELIKKDLA
- the truA gene encoding tRNA pseudouridine(38-40) synthase TruA, translated to MKYFLQLSYNGAAYHGWQNQPNAITVQEVIEKALSVLLKEETAIVGAGRTDAGVHASQMFAHFSTEVIFLETELVYKLNALLPQDIAIQNVFKVIEDAHARFHAQSREYLYRVALKKDVFNMDLSYYVRPQLDIDKMQEAAQILLQYKDFQCFSKTNTDVKTYNCDIMHADWKLVDQELQFTIKADRFLRNMVRAIVGTLIRIGLGKIKVETMHEIIKSKNRSEAGYSVPAHALYLTEVAYPESIKYGK
- the rho gene encoding transcription termination factor Rho gives rise to the protein MFEITQLKEMKLPELQEIAKTLNVSKYRTLKKLDLVYQILDHQAANPKAVAAVAPVAKPVEKTEVKKPRQRVQKPATQKPAAQKPTPKAPVKSEEVVATETKVEEKQQPKPKSKPNPRPKPQAKREPQKEKTDSKSDKTEKVEKPRENKKPQHKNQNQNKNTGNNGNKDTRNRYREPDFEFDAIIESEGVLDVMQDGYGFLRSSDYNYLSSPDDIYVSQSQIRLFGLKVGDTVLGNVRPPKEGEKYFPLIKVSKINGQDPNVVRDRVAFEHLTPLFPQEKFNIAEKQATISTRIMDLFAPIGKGQRGMIVSQPKTGKTMLLKDVANAIAANHPEVYQMILLIDERPEEVTDMQRNVRGEVIASTFDKEAHEHVKIANIVLEKAKRLVECGHDVVILLDSITRLARAYNSVQPASGKILSGGVDANALHKPKRFFGAARNIENGGSLTIIATALTETGSKMDEVIFEEFKGTGNMELQLDRKISNRRIFPAIDLTSSSTRRDDILLDETTIKRMWVMRKYLADMNPVEAMEFINERFKQTRNNEEFLISMNG
- a CDS encoding DUF4293 domain-containing protein; this encodes MIQRIQSIYLLLAAVVSAGLTFVFNLWTTVNDTLVFAKDNMLYFGLFLGSAALSLISIFMFKNRKSQFMLGRLNIILNLFLLGLFVYQSLNLSGETIVSEKGIGIFLPIISIVLLVLANKAIKKDEDLVKSVDRLR
- a CDS encoding metallophosphoesterase, yielding MTKILLLSDTHSYIDDAILKHVKQADEVWHAGDIGDLKVTDAIKKLKPLRAVYGNIDDNKARMEFPENNRFMCEGVDVWITHIGGYPNRYDIRIRDEIKKNPPKLFISGHSHILKVMQDKKLNLLHMNPGASGKHGFQQVRTMLRFVIDGEKIKDLEVVEFEN
- a CDS encoding DUF3667 domain-containing protein — encoded protein: MTCKNCDSLLKEQDDFCNSCGAKVIRNRLTIRNLFEHFSETFFNYDNKLLRTFITLFTKPEDVIGGYIQGVRKKYVNVISYFALALTLLGIQMFILNKIFPDYLDFSSLATDGAEDLQKKNMDLLMEYQSFVMMLYVPFYALLSKLVFFNLKKFNYTEHVVIFMYILAQSSIAGTVITVLFATFDLSILFLTYGVILPFQILYSAYCLKKLYQLSLKEIILRTFLFLIFLTILSILFIIIFVAYMIFSGGFEEMKAAQKAVSII
- a CDS encoding ABC transporter ATP-binding protein; the encoded protein is MANKKQDKILDIGLLKRLSYYTKPYKKVFIGVFFAVILLAAFSSAIPYITQYVVDHNVTNRDPEGFLFLIVIMLGLLIAQTVFQLFFIYYAGWLGKNVVKDIRVKLFNHLLQFKMKYYDNSSVGVLITRSVSDMERIADIFGEGLFMIFRDLLTMVVVSAVMIFMNWKLSLIVFAMLPLVLYATRIFQKYMKRALEEVRTEVSNLNSFVQERVTGMKILQLFTREDTEYKKFKAINERHKKGWLKTVWYNSIFFPIADLSSSITIGLIVWYGGLNVVEDNSVSLGVLIAFTMFIPMLFRPLRQIADKFNTLQMGMVAANRVFKILDTTSQIDDAGTQVVSHFDGNIVFKDVHFSYVEDEEVLKGISFEVHAGDTVAIVGATGAGKSTIINLLNRFYEINSGTITIDGFNIKDLTLASLRSKIAVVLQDVFLFADTILNNITLNNPEITEAEVQRAAKEIGIHEFIMSLPHGYHYNVKERGAMLSSGQRQLISFLRAYVTNPSILVLDEATSSVDSYSEQLIQNATDKITKGRTSIVIAHRLATIKKADKIIVMDAGKIVEEGTHQELLKKQDGYYKNLYEVQFMQAEEV